A DNA window from Gorilla gorilla gorilla isolate KB3781 chromosome 6, NHGRI_mGorGor1-v2.1_pri, whole genome shotgun sequence contains the following coding sequences:
- the GPR146 gene encoding probable G-protein coupled receptor 146 isoform X1: MGIPTSTHPPICQLPECLAAGPCLLLWGAHCYWHWGPRALAPPCSPPPEPPLPTLLWPCVWCGSCSGRTPVAAEDPLPQPASSLLLPPGTGTMPSARLPETLSTPLREQEVSRGQMTWWTSGFPRQLQGHGASPAAMWSCSWFNGTGLVEELPACQDLQLGLSLLSLLGLVVGVPVGLCYNALLVLANLHSKASMTMPDVYFVNMAVAGLVLSALAPVHLLGPPSSRWALWSAGGEVHVALQIPFNVSSLVAMYSTALLSLDHYIERALPRTYMASVYNTRHVCGFVWGGALLTSFSSLLFYICSHVSTRALECAKMQNAEAADATLVFIGYVVPALAALYALVLLSRVRREDTPLDRDTGRLEPSAHRLLVATVCTQFGLWTPHYLILLGHTVIISRGKPVDAHYLGLLHFVKDFSKLLAFSSSFVTPLLYRYMNQSFPSKLRRLMKKLPCGDRHCSPDHMGVQQVLA; encoded by the exons ATGGGAATTCCCACATCCACCCACCCGCCCATCTGCCAGCTGCCTGAATGCCTGGCCGCAGGGCCGTGTCTCCTGCTGTGGGGCGCACACTGCTATTGGCACTGGGGACCTCGGGCCCTGGCCCCTCCGTGCTCTCCACCTCCCGAGCCTCCTCTTCCCACCCTGCTGTGGCCCTGTGTGTGGTGTGGGTCTTGCAGTGGCAGGACTCCAGTGGCGGCTGAGGACCCACTACCGCAGCCGGCCTCCTCACTGCTCTTGCCTCCGGGCACGGGAACGATGCCGTCAGCTCGTCTGCCTGAGACGCTTTCTACTCCACTCCGAGAGCAGGAGGTCAGCCGGGGCCAAATGACATGGTGGACATCAGGCTTCCCGAGACAGCTGCAG GGTCACGGAGCCTCGCCGGCCGCCATGTGGAGCTGCAGCTGGTTCAACGGCACAGGGCTGGTGGAGGAGCTGCCTGCCTGCCAGGACCTGCAGCTGGGGCTGTCACTGTTGTCgctgctgggcctggtggtgggcgtgCCAGTGGGCCTGTGCTACAACGCCCTGCTGGTGCTGGCCAACCTACACAGCAAGGCCAGCATGACCATGCCGGACGTGTACTTTGTCAACATGGCAGTGGCAGGCCTGGTGCTCAGCGCCCTGGCCCCCGTGCACCTGCTCGGCCCCCCGAGCTCCCGGTGGGCGCTGTGGAGCGCGGGCGGCGAGGTCCACGTGGCACTGCAGATCCCCTTCAATGTGTCCTCACTGGTGGCCATGTACTCCACCGCCCTGCTGAGCCTCGACCACTACATCGAGCGTGCACTGCCGCGGACCTACATGGCCAGCGTGTACAACACGCGGCACGTGTGCGGCTTTGTGTGGGGCGGCGCGCTGCTGACCAGCTTCTCCTCACTGCTCTTCTACATCTGCAGCCATGTGTCCACCCGCGCGCTGGAGTGCGCCAAGATGCAGAACGCAGAAGCTGCCGACGCCACGCTGGTGTTCATCGGCTACGTGGTGCCAGCACTGGCCGCCCTCTACGCGCTGGTGCTACTCTCCCGCGTCCGTAGGGAGGACACGCCCCTGGACCGGGACACGGGCCGGCTGGAGCCCTCGGCACACAGGCTGCTGGTGGCCACCGTGTGCACGCAGTTTGGGCTCTGGACGCCGCACTATCTGATCCTGCTGGGGCACACGGTCATCATCTCGCGAGGGAAGCCCGTGGACGCACACTACCTGGGGCTACTGCACTTTGTGAAGGATTtctccaaactcctggccttctcCAGCAGCTTTGTGACACCACTTCTCTACCGCTACATGAACCAGAGCTTCCCCAGCAAGCTCCGACGGCTGATGAAAAAGCTGCCCTGCGGGGACCGGCACTGCTCCCCGGACCACATGGGGGTGCAGCAGGTGCTGGCGTAG
- the GPR146 gene encoding probable G-protein coupled receptor 146 isoform X3 produces the protein MWSCSWFNGTGLVEELPACQDLQLGLSLLSLLGLVVGVPVGLCYNALLVLANLHSKASMTMPDVYFVNMAVAGLVLSALAPVHLLGPPSSRWALWSAGGEVHVALQIPFNVSSLVAMYSTALLSLDHYIERALPRTYMASVYNTRHVCGFVWGGALLTSFSSLLFYICSHVSTRALECAKMQNAEAADATLVFIGYVVPALAALYALVLLSRVRREDTPLDRDTGRLEPSAHRLLVATVCTQFGLWTPHYLILLGHTVIISRGKPVDAHYLGLLHFVKDFSKLLAFSSSFVTPLLYRYMNQSFPSKLRRLMKKLPCGDRHCSPDHMGVQQVLA, from the coding sequence ATGTGGAGCTGCAGCTGGTTCAACGGCACAGGGCTGGTGGAGGAGCTGCCTGCCTGCCAGGACCTGCAGCTGGGGCTGTCACTGTTGTCgctgctgggcctggtggtgggcgtgCCAGTGGGCCTGTGCTACAACGCCCTGCTGGTGCTGGCCAACCTACACAGCAAGGCCAGCATGACCATGCCGGACGTGTACTTTGTCAACATGGCAGTGGCAGGCCTGGTGCTCAGCGCCCTGGCCCCCGTGCACCTGCTCGGCCCCCCGAGCTCCCGGTGGGCGCTGTGGAGCGCGGGCGGCGAGGTCCACGTGGCACTGCAGATCCCCTTCAATGTGTCCTCACTGGTGGCCATGTACTCCACCGCCCTGCTGAGCCTCGACCACTACATCGAGCGTGCACTGCCGCGGACCTACATGGCCAGCGTGTACAACACGCGGCACGTGTGCGGCTTTGTGTGGGGCGGCGCGCTGCTGACCAGCTTCTCCTCACTGCTCTTCTACATCTGCAGCCATGTGTCCACCCGCGCGCTGGAGTGCGCCAAGATGCAGAACGCAGAAGCTGCCGACGCCACGCTGGTGTTCATCGGCTACGTGGTGCCAGCACTGGCCGCCCTCTACGCGCTGGTGCTACTCTCCCGCGTCCGTAGGGAGGACACGCCCCTGGACCGGGACACGGGCCGGCTGGAGCCCTCGGCACACAGGCTGCTGGTGGCCACCGTGTGCACGCAGTTTGGGCTCTGGACGCCGCACTATCTGATCCTGCTGGGGCACACGGTCATCATCTCGCGAGGGAAGCCCGTGGACGCACACTACCTGGGGCTACTGCACTTTGTGAAGGATTtctccaaactcctggccttctcCAGCAGCTTTGTGACACCACTTCTCTACCGCTACATGAACCAGAGCTTCCCCAGCAAGCTCCGACGGCTGATGAAAAAGCTGCCCTGCGGGGACCGGCACTGCTCCCCGGACCACATGGGGGTGCAGCAGGTGCTGGCGTAG
- the GPR146 gene encoding probable G-protein coupled receptor 146 isoform X2, whose product MGIPTSTHPPICQLPECLAAGPCLLLWGAHCYWHWGPRALAPPCSPPPEPPLPTLLWPCVWCGSCSGRTPVAAEDPLPQPASSLLLPPGTGTMPSARLPETLSTPLREQEGHGASPAAMWSCSWFNGTGLVEELPACQDLQLGLSLLSLLGLVVGVPVGLCYNALLVLANLHSKASMTMPDVYFVNMAVAGLVLSALAPVHLLGPPSSRWALWSAGGEVHVALQIPFNVSSLVAMYSTALLSLDHYIERALPRTYMASVYNTRHVCGFVWGGALLTSFSSLLFYICSHVSTRALECAKMQNAEAADATLVFIGYVVPALAALYALVLLSRVRREDTPLDRDTGRLEPSAHRLLVATVCTQFGLWTPHYLILLGHTVIISRGKPVDAHYLGLLHFVKDFSKLLAFSSSFVTPLLYRYMNQSFPSKLRRLMKKLPCGDRHCSPDHMGVQQVLA is encoded by the exons ATGGGAATTCCCACATCCACCCACCCGCCCATCTGCCAGCTGCCTGAATGCCTGGCCGCAGGGCCGTGTCTCCTGCTGTGGGGCGCACACTGCTATTGGCACTGGGGACCTCGGGCCCTGGCCCCTCCGTGCTCTCCACCTCCCGAGCCTCCTCTTCCCACCCTGCTGTGGCCCTGTGTGTGGTGTGGGTCTTGCAGTGGCAGGACTCCAGTGGCGGCTGAGGACCCACTACCGCAGCCGGCCTCCTCACTGCTCTTGCCTCCGGGCACGGGAACGATGCCGTCAGCTCGTCTGCCTGAGACGCTTTCTACTCCACTCCGAGAGCAGGAG GGTCACGGAGCCTCGCCGGCCGCCATGTGGAGCTGCAGCTGGTTCAACGGCACAGGGCTGGTGGAGGAGCTGCCTGCCTGCCAGGACCTGCAGCTGGGGCTGTCACTGTTGTCgctgctgggcctggtggtgggcgtgCCAGTGGGCCTGTGCTACAACGCCCTGCTGGTGCTGGCCAACCTACACAGCAAGGCCAGCATGACCATGCCGGACGTGTACTTTGTCAACATGGCAGTGGCAGGCCTGGTGCTCAGCGCCCTGGCCCCCGTGCACCTGCTCGGCCCCCCGAGCTCCCGGTGGGCGCTGTGGAGCGCGGGCGGCGAGGTCCACGTGGCACTGCAGATCCCCTTCAATGTGTCCTCACTGGTGGCCATGTACTCCACCGCCCTGCTGAGCCTCGACCACTACATCGAGCGTGCACTGCCGCGGACCTACATGGCCAGCGTGTACAACACGCGGCACGTGTGCGGCTTTGTGTGGGGCGGCGCGCTGCTGACCAGCTTCTCCTCACTGCTCTTCTACATCTGCAGCCATGTGTCCACCCGCGCGCTGGAGTGCGCCAAGATGCAGAACGCAGAAGCTGCCGACGCCACGCTGGTGTTCATCGGCTACGTGGTGCCAGCACTGGCCGCCCTCTACGCGCTGGTGCTACTCTCCCGCGTCCGTAGGGAGGACACGCCCCTGGACCGGGACACGGGCCGGCTGGAGCCCTCGGCACACAGGCTGCTGGTGGCCACCGTGTGCACGCAGTTTGGGCTCTGGACGCCGCACTATCTGATCCTGCTGGGGCACACGGTCATCATCTCGCGAGGGAAGCCCGTGGACGCACACTACCTGGGGCTACTGCACTTTGTGAAGGATTtctccaaactcctggccttctcCAGCAGCTTTGTGACACCACTTCTCTACCGCTACATGAACCAGAGCTTCCCCAGCAAGCTCCGACGGCTGATGAAAAAGCTGCCCTGCGGGGACCGGCACTGCTCCCCGGACCACATGGGGGTGCAGCAGGTGCTGGCGTAG